Proteins encoded by one window of Chryseobacterium sp. POL2:
- a CDS encoding class I SAM-dependent methyltransferase, producing MSQQHWEKIYENKTPDQMSWTQDEYTSSLQLLQSINADKNSKIIDVGGGDGNFVKRLLELGYQDITVLNISKTAIENAKKNLGKDASKIKWIVSDIKQFQPTETYDIWHDRATFHFLTTEKDIQTYINLLKNNLKGNLIIGTFSTNGPLKCSGLDITQYSENSMQHLLKNDFEKVECFTEDHTTPFDSTQNFLFCNFKKINS from the coding sequence ATGAGTCAACAACATTGGGAGAAGATCTATGAAAACAAAACACCAGATCAAATGAGTTGGACACAAGATGAATATACAAGTTCACTACAACTCCTCCAGTCGATTAATGCTGATAAGAATTCAAAAATAATTGATGTCGGTGGCGGCGATGGAAATTTTGTGAAAAGACTTTTAGAATTAGGATATCAAGACATTACTGTCCTTAACATTTCCAAAACGGCCATCGAAAATGCTAAAAAAAATTTGGGAAAAGATGCTTCAAAAATAAAATGGATAGTTTCAGACATCAAACAATTTCAGCCAACAGAAACTTATGACATCTGGCACGACCGAGCAACTTTTCATTTTTTAACAACAGAAAAAGATATACAGACTTATATTAATTTGCTAAAGAACAATCTCAAAGGCAATCTAATTATTGGAACTTTTTCTACCAATGGTCCATTAAAATGTAGCGGGCTAGACATCACACAATATAGCGAAAATAGTATGCAACATCTTTTGAAAAACGATTTCGAAAAAGTCGAATGTTTTACAGAAGACCATACCACACCGTTTGACTCAACTCAAAATTTTTTGTTTTGCAACTTCAAAAAAATTAACTCATAA
- the lon gene encoding endopeptidase La translates to MTEFEDINIDAILEDGFGIVAEEINLSEPEEKDFEQPSYPILPVRNMVMFPKVVTPITAGREKSKKLLEDAQKNNQLIGIIAQKNPNEDNPKEKDLYSIGTLSKIIKIIKLPEGNITAITRGVARFKVKNFLDHNAYLSAEITMLKDTKTRNKEEFSALMENIKDLAGKIIELDPNIPNAAGFALSNIPENEDLLNFIAANGNFSYNRKQNLLEEKSLGKRAELLYEMMHEDFRLLELKNQIHQKTSRDLDKQQREYFLNQQIRTIQEELGGGPDSDVDEFKKKATKLKWPAEVETHFQKELQRLQRQHPNSPDYNVQRNYLDFFTDLPWQNYSKDVFDLKKAEKILDKEHFGLEDIKKRILEHIAVLKLKSDMKSPILCLSGPPGVGKTSLGKSIADALGRKYVRVSLGGLHDESEIRGHRKTYIGAMAGRILQSIKKSGTSNPVIILDEIDKLGKGMHGDPSSAMLEVLDPEQNSNFYDNFLEMGYDLSKVMFIATANNLSEIQRPLLDRMELISIAGYTLEEKIEIAKRHLIKKQISETGLDAKSFKLGNAEIKHIIDAHTSESGVRTLEKRIASIARWVALQIAMENDYDPKISIEKIDDILGVPRPSTLSEVSNVPGVVTGLAWTSVGGDILFIESILSKGKGTLTMTGNLGNVMKESATIALEYIKAHYEELGISLEDLETKNIHVHVPEGATPKDGPSAGIAMLTSMISSYKNKAVKPHLAMTGEITLRGKVLPVGGIKEKLLAATRAGIKEVILCEANRKDVEEINKDYLKNLKVNYVSQMSEVVNIALD, encoded by the coding sequence ATGACAGAATTCGAAGATATAAATATTGACGCCATTTTAGAAGATGGATTTGGAATCGTTGCCGAAGAAATCAATCTTTCTGAGCCAGAAGAAAAGGATTTTGAACAACCAAGTTACCCCATCTTGCCCGTTCGCAATATGGTGATGTTTCCAAAAGTTGTAACGCCCATAACTGCAGGACGCGAAAAGTCTAAAAAACTTCTGGAAGATGCACAAAAAAATAACCAGTTAATCGGGATTATTGCACAAAAAAACCCTAACGAAGATAATCCAAAAGAAAAGGATCTATACAGCATCGGAACTTTGTCTAAGATTATTAAAATCATCAAACTACCAGAAGGTAATATTACAGCCATTACACGAGGCGTTGCAAGATTCAAGGTTAAAAACTTCCTTGATCATAACGCGTATCTTTCCGCTGAAATTACGATGCTAAAAGACACCAAAACGCGCAATAAAGAAGAATTTTCAGCTTTGATGGAGAACATCAAAGATCTTGCAGGAAAAATTATTGAGCTAGATCCCAATATTCCAAATGCTGCCGGATTTGCACTTAGCAATATTCCAGAAAACGAAGATTTATTAAACTTCATCGCTGCCAATGGCAACTTCTCATATAATCGCAAACAAAATCTTCTTGAGGAAAAAAGTTTGGGCAAACGCGCTGAGCTTCTGTATGAAATGATGCATGAGGATTTCCGTTTATTGGAGTTAAAAAATCAAATTCATCAAAAAACATCACGTGATCTTGACAAGCAACAACGTGAATATTTTTTAAATCAACAAATCCGTACCATTCAGGAGGAATTAGGAGGTGGTCCAGATTCTGACGTTGACGAATTTAAGAAAAAAGCAACCAAACTGAAATGGCCTGCCGAAGTAGAAACGCATTTCCAAAAAGAATTGCAGCGTCTGCAACGTCAACATCCTAATTCACCAGATTACAATGTGCAAAGAAATTATCTTGATTTCTTCACAGATTTACCTTGGCAGAATTATTCCAAAGATGTTTTTGACCTTAAAAAAGCTGAGAAAATTTTAGATAAAGAACATTTCGGATTAGAAGATATTAAAAAAAGAATTTTGGAACACATCGCTGTTCTCAAACTTAAAAGCGATATGAAATCGCCGATACTTTGTCTTTCTGGTCCTCCGGGAGTCGGCAAAACCTCTTTAGGGAAATCTATTGCTGATGCATTGGGAAGAAAATACGTTCGTGTATCTTTGGGCGGCCTTCATGACGAGTCCGAAATACGTGGCCATCGCAAAACCTACATTGGCGCCATGGCGGGACGAATTCTTCAATCTATCAAAAAATCTGGTACGTCAAACCCTGTAATTATTTTAGATGAAATCGACAAACTAGGAAAAGGTATGCATGGCGATCCGAGTTCTGCAATGCTTGAAGTTTTGGATCCAGAACAAAACAGCAATTTCTATGATAATTTCTTAGAAATGGGTTACGACTTATCCAAAGTGATGTTTATTGCTACAGCCAATAATCTTAGCGAAATCCAGCGTCCTTTGCTAGACCGTATGGAGCTTATCAGCATTGCTGGCTATACTTTAGAAGAAAAGATCGAAATCGCAAAACGTCATTTAATAAAAAAACAAATTTCGGAAACTGGTTTAGATGCAAAATCGTTTAAACTTGGAAACGCTGAAATAAAACATATCATCGATGCGCATACGTCAGAAAGTGGCGTAAGAACTTTGGAAAAACGTATCGCTTCCATCGCGCGTTGGGTAGCATTACAAATCGCTATGGAGAACGATTATGATCCCAAAATTTCTATAGAAAAAATTGACGATATACTGGGCGTTCCACGTCCAAGCACTTTATCAGAAGTCAGCAATGTTCCAGGTGTGGTAACAGGCTTGGCATGGACCAGCGTTGGTGGCGATATCTTGTTTATCGAAAGTATTTTATCGAAAGGTAAAGGCACATTAACCATGACTGGTAATCTTGGGAATGTGATGAAAGAGTCCGCCACAATTGCTCTGGAATACATCAAAGCGCATTACGAAGAACTGGGCATCAGTCTGGAAGATTTAGAAACTAAAAACATCCACGTACACGTACCTGAAGGCGCTACGCCAAAAGATGGCCCTTCTGCGGGAATCGCCATGTTGACATCGATGATTTCGAGTTACAAAAACAAAGCTGTAAAACCGCATTTGGCCATGACGGGCGAGATTACACTTCGGGGAAAAGTGCTTCCTGTTGGCGGTATCAAAGAGAAATTGCTGGCTGCTACACGTGCGGGTATCAAAGAAGTCATCCTTTGCGAAGCCAACCGAAAAGATGTTGAAGAAATCAACAAAGACTATCTCAAAAATCTAAAAGTTAACTATGTTTCCCAAATGAGTGAAGTCGTTAACATCGCATTAGATTAA